In one Corynebacterium bovis DSM 20582 = CIP 54.80 genomic region, the following are encoded:
- a CDS encoding GlsB/YeaQ/YmgE family stress response membrane protein, with the protein MDSLILASPFSFSSVGWIAWIILGGLAGWIGSKIMGTDAQMGLFANIIVGIIGGALGGIILSILPFFHPDDYGWIWTFITALIGSCVLLWIVKAVTGAGKK; encoded by the coding sequence ATGGATTCTCTCATTCTTGCTTCACCGTTCAGTTTCTCGAGTGTCGGCTGGATCGCCTGGATCATTCTCGGCGGTCTCGCCGGCTGGATCGGCTCCAAGATCATGGGCACCGACGCCCAGATGGGCCTGTTCGCCAACATCATCGTCGGTATCATCGGTGGTGCCCTCGGTGGCATCATCCTCAGCATCCTCCCGTTCTTCCACCCGGACGACTACGGCTGGATCTGGACCTTCATCACGGCCCTCATCGGTTCGTGTGTCCTGCTCTGGATCGTCAAGGCGGTCACCGGAGCCGGAAAGAAGTAA
- a CDS encoding flavodoxin, translating to MAYILVVHHSPSDRLRMIADTVLDAAREACAEVTSALAETGGQGGDGRLEVRERRALEPDAEELLGAAGVILGTSANFGYISGALKHYFDSTFAAAGPDGEGASRTKDLPFSYWIRGGYDTTGAEKAMEAITTGFGWGLAADPVVFTGDPEPRLDSLRDMAQNTVGAVAARL from the coding sequence ATGGCGTACATTCTCGTCGTCCACCACAGCCCGAGCGACCGGCTCCGCATGATCGCGGACACCGTTCTCGACGCCGCCCGCGAGGCGTGCGCGGAGGTCACCTCCGCCCTCGCGGAGACCGGGGGTCAGGGTGGTGACGGGCGTCTGGAGGTCCGTGAACGCCGTGCCCTGGAGCCGGACGCGGAGGAGCTCCTCGGGGCGGCGGGGGTGATCCTCGGCACCTCCGCGAACTTCGGCTACATCTCCGGCGCCCTCAAGCACTACTTCGACAGCACCTTCGCCGCGGCGGGCCCCGACGGGGAGGGCGCGTCCCGCACGAAGGACCTGCCGTTCAGCTACTGGATCCGGGGCGGCTACGACACCACGGGCGCGGAGAAGGCCATGGAGGCCATCACCACCGGCTTCGGCTGGGGTCTCGCCGCCGACCCGGTCGTGTTCACCGGCGACCCGGAGCCGCGGCTGGACTCCCTGCGTGACATGGCGCAGAACACCGTCGGGGCGGTCGCCGCGCGGCTGTGA
- a CDS encoding DUF418 domain-containing protein, whose translation MPPSSRPSPTDPTPADTAPAAGAAASATAPAATGTAPATPAPTGTTPAPAAPAARIVALDVLRGFALCGILVVNIPPLLWLEQTPGTAWIRTVLDITVQERFFPLFSLLFGISFGLLWHRLETRDARPRVVMLRRLLMLLVLGVVHQQLQPGEALLPYALVGLVVLLPLTWVPRTVRTPVHAVLGVVATLVAVHQGGGVLLVPALLVLGVALAHPRVLAAVTGPSRGTRHGLAVVAAVTAAVAVAGAVTWTGTPHVRALPWFSPAFGLATMVLYATTVLLLLRSRVGGVVRRLWEPFGRTALSNYVGATLLVLAAAVTAEGLGGVPWRGDAGYPLAVVMAVVILLVQYGLTVVWLRHFRQGPLEWAWRCVTYRTMLPIRR comes from the coding sequence GTGCCTCCCTCCTCCCGACCCTCCCCGACCGACCCGACCCCGGCGGACACCGCCCCGGCCGCCGGCGCAGCGGCCTCAGCGACCGCGCCGGCCGCGACCGGCACCGCCCCGGCCACCCCGGCCCCGACCGGGACCACCCCGGCGCCCGCGGCGCCCGCGGCGCGCATCGTCGCGCTCGACGTCCTGCGCGGCTTCGCGCTCTGCGGCATCCTCGTCGTGAACATCCCGCCGCTGCTGTGGCTCGAACAGACCCCCGGCACGGCGTGGATCCGCACGGTCCTCGACATCACCGTGCAGGAACGCTTCTTCCCCCTGTTCAGCCTGCTGTTCGGCATCAGCTTCGGGCTGCTGTGGCACCGGCTGGAGACCCGCGACGCCCGCCCCCGGGTCGTCATGCTGCGCCGCCTGCTCATGCTCCTCGTGCTGGGCGTGGTGCACCAGCAGCTCCAGCCCGGGGAGGCACTGCTGCCGTACGCGCTCGTCGGGCTCGTCGTCCTGCTGCCCCTGACCTGGGTGCCGCGGACCGTGCGGACCCCGGTCCACGCGGTGCTGGGCGTCGTGGCCACGCTCGTCGCCGTGCACCAGGGCGGCGGGGTGCTGCTCGTGCCCGCGCTGCTCGTCCTCGGCGTCGCGCTGGCGCACCCGCGGGTCCTCGCGGCCGTGACCGGACCGTCGCGGGGCACCCGCCACGGGCTCGCGGTCGTGGCGGCGGTGACGGCGGCCGTGGCCGTCGCCGGGGCGGTGACGTGGACCGGCACGCCGCACGTCCGGGCGCTGCCGTGGTTCTCCCCGGCGTTCGGCCTCGCGACGATGGTCCTGTACGCCACGACGGTCCTGCTGCTGCTCCGCAGCCGCGTCGGCGGCGTGGTCCGGCGGCTGTGGGAGCCGTTCGGTCGGACGGCCCTGAGCAACTACGTCGGGGCGACGCTGCTGGTCCTCGCCGCCGCGGTCACCGCCGAGGGGCTCGGCGGCGTCCCGTGGCGCGGCGACGCCGGGTACCCGCTGGCCGTGGTCATGGCCGTGGTGATCCTGCTCGTCCAGTACGGGCTGACCGTGGTGTGGCTGCGCCACTTCCGGCAGGGTCCGCTGGAGTGGGCGTGGCGGTGCGTCACCTACCGCACGATGCTGCCGATCCGGCGGTGA
- a CDS encoding PspC domain-containing protein, which produces MNTQPQHPDAGDPRALTTATWTTGPGDGQHAGQHAGPNPGGWTTGPGPHPGPTSDITATLRAMWATRPSRVPRSRFSRSWLAGVCEGIALRYQISLALVRLLFVVGTLLSGAGVLVYLLAVLVLPCRPRALSPVEALVNGRGDPAYSRDRSMVVFLGFAALVYVAVAGVQVLWSGLWALPDLAVAAVVTGGLWWILHAGCPVPPAGTSVDRGGAAAAEGSASTPEGTTHRM; this is translated from the coding sequence ATGAACACTCAGCCGCAGCACCCCGACGCCGGTGACCCCCGAGCCCTCACCACCGCGACCTGGACCACCGGCCCCGGCGACGGGCAGCATGCCGGTCAGCACGCCGGCCCGAACCCGGGGGGCTGGACCACCGGCCCCGGCCCGCACCCCGGCCCGACCTCCGACATCACGGCGACGCTCCGGGCGATGTGGGCCACCCGCCCGTCCCGGGTGCCGCGCAGCCGGTTCTCCCGGTCGTGGCTGGCCGGCGTGTGCGAGGGCATCGCCCTGCGCTACCAGATCTCGTTGGCGCTGGTCCGCCTCCTGTTCGTCGTCGGGACGCTTCTCAGCGGCGCGGGGGTCCTCGTGTACCTCCTCGCGGTGCTCGTCCTCCCGTGCCGGCCCCGGGCCCTGTCCCCGGTGGAGGCCCTCGTGAACGGGCGCGGGGACCCGGCGTACTCCCGGGACCGGTCGATGGTCGTGTTCCTCGGCTTCGCGGCGCTGGTCTACGTCGCCGTGGCCGGGGTCCAGGTGCTGTGGTCGGGGCTGTGGGCGCTGCCGGACCTCGCCGTCGCGGCCGTCGTCACCGGCGGGCTGTGGTGGATCCTCCACGCGGGGTGCCCGGTTCCGCCGGCGGGGACGTCCGTCGACCGCGGGGGCGCGGCGGCCGCGGAGGGGTCGGCGTCGACCCCCGAGGGGACCACGCACCGAATGTGA
- a CDS encoding NAD(P)H-dependent flavin oxidoreductase has protein sequence MEPSETTTSTWPDGDHAPETRLTTRLTRLWGIDVPVIGAPMAGRAGGDLAAAVTAAGGLGMIGVGASTGPDWIAENAATAAAAGPFGIGLMVWNLADHPEQWRATLDARPTVVSLAFGDPAPYVEEAHEHGVSVVAPVNDRTQLLQALAAGVDVVCVQGTDAGGHTGRLGTMPWMQQVLTYLAVTAPGVPVAVAGGVASGRGLAAVLAAGADAAWVGTSFLASPEALGDEALRAAAEKADGTQTVLTDVYDRAEGLAWDTETWPTRTVVTDFVSRYTGDPTVTDDELAAALAPGGEYDDTLKLHAGQGIGLVKSREPAGDIVRRFGEEAAALLRRTF, from the coding sequence GTGGAACCGTCTGAGACCACCACCTCCACCTGGCCGGACGGGGACCATGCCCCGGAGACCCGGCTCACCACCCGCCTGACCCGCCTCTGGGGTATCGACGTGCCTGTCATCGGCGCCCCCATGGCCGGCCGCGCGGGCGGCGACCTCGCCGCCGCCGTCACCGCCGCCGGGGGCCTCGGCATGATCGGTGTCGGCGCGTCGACCGGCCCGGACTGGATCGCGGAGAACGCCGCGACCGCCGCCGCGGCCGGCCCGTTCGGCATCGGGCTCATGGTGTGGAACCTCGCGGACCACCCGGAGCAGTGGCGGGCGACCCTCGACGCCCGCCCGACCGTCGTGAGCCTCGCCTTCGGCGACCCCGCGCCGTACGTCGAGGAGGCGCACGAGCACGGGGTGAGCGTCGTCGCCCCGGTCAACGACCGGACGCAGCTGCTCCAGGCCCTCGCGGCGGGTGTCGACGTCGTGTGCGTCCAGGGCACGGACGCCGGCGGGCACACGGGCCGCCTCGGGACGATGCCGTGGATGCAGCAGGTGCTGACGTACCTCGCGGTCACCGCGCCGGGCGTGCCCGTCGCCGTCGCCGGGGGCGTGGCCTCGGGGCGGGGGCTCGCGGCGGTGCTCGCCGCCGGTGCGGACGCCGCGTGGGTCGGCACGTCCTTCCTCGCGTCCCCGGAGGCGCTCGGTGACGAGGCGCTGCGGGCCGCCGCGGAGAAGGCCGACGGCACGCAGACGGTGCTCACCGACGTGTACGACCGGGCTGAGGGCCTGGCCTGGGACACGGAGACCTGGCCGACGCGCACCGTCGTCACCGACTTCGTCTCCCGCTACACCGGCGACCCGACGGTCACCGACGACGAACTCGCCGCCGCGCTCGCCCCGGGAGGGGAGTACGACGACACGCTCAAGCTGCACGCCGGGCAGGGCATCGGCCTCGTGAAGTCGAGGGAACCGGCGGGGGACATCGTCCGGCGCTTCGGGGAGGAGGCGGCGGCGCTGCTGCGGCGCACGTTCTGA
- a CDS encoding ATP-binding protein, whose protein sequence is MSAQPPPEAPDPHAAPHTAGAGTPTSAAAHTTHTTHTGPDGTLPLAAPSAPPTAPPPTPRLVRLREGRVVAGVCTGLAVHLGVRLTAVRVAFTLLMALGGVSGLLYLGVWTLTRRVDTAPEALPGVPRAHSAPPAAVTRPARTLDRVLAVVALVLLVAGSTPRVTTTVTVVLIAVGAMLVWRTAGPGTPGDRAEDRAGDRPGHPAADRATGRAGVTPGAPQWAGFAGGILLLVAAAAFVAITGADSAARTAGAPTGGLVVPTVLATVTMVVGLVVALIPLWLRLWTVAAAADRARAAEAERARIAAGIHDSVLQTLTLIQRRSTDPFISRMARAQERELRRWLFHTPGSGPGPAYGPAPGTHRDPAAGSPATAPVPGAATTGDVASGTLFGALHTVCGEVEDLTDVTIRPVTVGTDRGLDGPLHALVLAAREAALNAATHSGCAEVHVFAEVTPSGVDVFVRDRGPGFSEADVPPDRHGVRHSIRDRMVRAGGDVGIDSGPRGTEVSLHMPS, encoded by the coding sequence ATGTCCGCCCAGCCACCGCCCGAGGCCCCCGACCCGCACGCCGCGCCGCACACCGCCGGCGCCGGCACCCCGACGTCCGCCGCCGCGCACACCACGCACACCACGCACACGGGTCCCGACGGCACGCTCCCCCTCGCCGCCCCGTCCGCCCCGCCGACCGCCCCGCCGCCCACGCCGCGCCTCGTCCGGCTGCGCGAGGGCCGGGTCGTCGCGGGGGTGTGCACGGGCCTCGCCGTGCACCTCGGCGTCCGGCTCACGGCCGTGCGCGTGGCGTTCACGCTGCTCATGGCGCTCGGCGGGGTGAGCGGCCTGCTCTACCTCGGCGTGTGGACGCTCACGCGTCGCGTCGACACCGCCCCGGAGGCCCTGCCCGGCGTGCCCCGGGCGCACTCCGCACCCCCGGCGGCGGTGACCCGCCCGGCGCGGACCCTCGACCGCGTCCTCGCCGTCGTCGCCCTCGTCCTCCTCGTCGCCGGGTCGACGCCCCGGGTGACGACGACCGTCACCGTCGTCCTCATCGCCGTCGGCGCGATGCTCGTGTGGCGCACCGCGGGCCCGGGCACCCCGGGCGACCGGGCGGAGGACCGTGCGGGCGACCGGCCCGGGCACCCGGCGGCCGACCGTGCGACCGGCCGGGCGGGGGTCACCCCCGGCGCGCCGCAGTGGGCGGGGTTCGCCGGGGGCATCCTGCTGCTCGTCGCCGCGGCCGCGTTCGTCGCGATCACCGGCGCGGACAGTGCCGCCCGCACGGCCGGCGCCCCGACCGGCGGGCTCGTCGTCCCGACGGTCCTCGCGACGGTGACGATGGTCGTGGGACTCGTCGTCGCGCTCATCCCCCTGTGGCTGCGTCTGTGGACCGTCGCCGCCGCCGCGGACCGGGCGCGCGCCGCGGAGGCGGAGCGGGCGCGCATCGCCGCGGGGATCCACGACTCGGTCCTGCAGACCCTCACGCTCATCCAGCGCCGGTCGACGGACCCGTTCATCTCCCGCATGGCCCGGGCCCAGGAGCGCGAACTCCGCCGGTGGCTCTTCCACACCCCCGGGTCCGGCCCCGGTCCCGCCTACGGCCCCGCCCCCGGCACCCACCGCGACCCGGCGGCCGGCTCCCCCGCGACCGCACCCGTCCCCGGGGCCGCGACCACCGGGGACGTCGCGTCGGGAACCCTGTTCGGGGCCCTGCACACCGTGTGCGGGGAGGTCGAGGACCTCACCGACGTCACGATCCGCCCGGTCACGGTGGGCACGGACAGGGGGCTCGACGGCCCCCTCCACGCCCTCGTCCTCGCCGCCCGGGAGGCCGCGCTCAACGCGGCGACGCACTCGGGGTGCGCGGAGGTGCACGTCTTCGCGGAGGTCACGCCGTCCGGCGTGGACGTGTTTGTGCGCGACCGCGGGCCCGGGTTCTCCGAGGCGGATGTGCCCCCGGACCGGCACGGTGTCCGGCACTCGATCCGTGACAGGATGGTCCGTGCCGGCGGGGACGTCGGGATCGACTCCGGGCCGCGGGGCACCGAGGTCTCGCTGCACATGCCGTCGTGA
- a CDS encoding urease subunit beta, with protein MSGSTTAYEIQPGVIDINAGRRTITLTVENRGDRAVQVGSHYHFFEVNAGLTFDRRAAWGMHLAIPSGLAVRFEPGDEKDVELVEFGGRRIIHGFAGLVEGALDDPEVRDRAFAAVDAFVATANTLPEDAATADALPGKSGADRAAASDAAGATDTAAAGTTDGTTATDTTDGAEGSDGRD; from the coding sequence ATGAGCGGGTCAACGACGGCGTACGAGATCCAGCCGGGCGTCATCGACATCAACGCGGGGCGTCGCACGATCACGCTGACCGTGGAGAACCGGGGCGACCGCGCGGTGCAGGTCGGCTCGCACTACCACTTCTTCGAGGTCAACGCCGGTCTCACGTTCGACCGCCGGGCCGCGTGGGGGATGCACCTCGCGATCCCGTCCGGCCTCGCCGTGCGGTTCGAGCCGGGTGACGAGAAGGACGTCGAGCTCGTGGAGTTCGGCGGGCGGCGCATCATCCACGGCTTCGCCGGGCTCGTCGAGGGCGCCCTCGACGACCCCGAGGTCCGGGACCGGGCGTTCGCCGCGGTCGACGCCTTCGTCGCGACGGCGAACACCCTGCCGGAGGACGCCGCCACGGCGGACGCCCTCCCGGGGAAGAGCGGGGCCGACCGGGCCGCCGCGTCGGACGCGGCCGGCGCCACGGACACGGCCGCGGCCGGCACCACGGACGGCACGACAGCCACGGACACGACGGACGGAGCGGAGGGCAGCGATGGCAGAGATTGA
- a CDS encoding ATP-dependent RNA helicase: protein MPDHRPDRRGHPRAPAATRRDPAADGASDHPADLPFAAGRDRLLAALRSHGAAVVLAPPGTGKTTLTPQYIADLVGPDQRVVVTQPRRVAARAAAARVADLRGGTVGDEVGYTVRGESAVGPRTRIEMVTPGVLLRRLLRDPDLPGVGAVVIDEIHERHLESDLVFAMVAQLRELRDDLLVAAMSATVDGERFAALLTPAAAGGRVAGGTTDASADPATPAPADAATPATATPAPAAAAAAVPCVEVPSPIHPLTVRYAAAEDSVTARDRRARPGAPGSVEDHVLRTVHRAIAETSGDVLVFVPTIRATETLAQRLSGVPGVTAVPLHGRLSAAAQAEVVRGGAGAAAPGGSRGTGSPATGAATASTTATPRRVIVATDVAESSLTVPGVRVVVDSCLSRVARRETTRGMSVLVTEPVSKASSTQRAGRAGREGPGTVLRCVTADEWSRLPDTPPPAVRTSDLTGALLDVACWGSPGGLDLPLPDPFPEAAARAATETLVSLGAIDGVTAATPFGQVTELGRVLAGVPADPRLARGGLVALHRVALPEVARVLAVLDDGPREPDLTRAVAAVRRDDAAVRRFTRVLARADGDGAARVAAEADARTATAARRSADRTPGPDAAPSAGPGLTGRDAVGYVTACCLPETVARRVAPDGDRYLTVSGTAVVLPAGSPLAGSEWIVVADAARARTADGTGAVVRSAVAVPRDLALAAAGHRLVEETVTVYAPPAGTGADARGAATSFRLHARRVRRLGAVELTSTPVAPTRAQAREAVREAFRDHGAVILPWSDRAAALRRRIQFLHRAGEPGFPDVTDAGLFGRGGVDTPTGTGTHPDPDPVTAGVTDSALDDLTAGRRPDMFTVLRALLPWDRRIDDVAPESVELPGGRRARVTYPEVGDDGPPVVATRLQDCFGLDRSPVIAGRRIQFHLLSPAQRPLAVTDDLASFWAGPYREVRREMRGRYPKHPWPEDPAAGTA, encoded by the coding sequence ATGCCGGACCACCGCCCAGACCGCCGCGGACACCCCCGCGCACCCGCCGCGACCAGGCGGGACCCCGCCGCAGACGGGGCGTCGGACCACCCCGCCGACCTCCCCTTCGCCGCCGGCCGCGACCGGCTCCTCGCGGCGTTGCGCAGCCACGGCGCGGCGGTGGTCCTCGCGCCGCCCGGGACGGGCAAGACCACCCTCACGCCGCAGTACATCGCGGATCTCGTGGGGCCGGACCAGCGCGTCGTCGTGACCCAGCCCCGCAGGGTCGCGGCCCGGGCCGCCGCGGCGCGCGTGGCGGACCTGCGCGGCGGGACCGTCGGTGACGAGGTCGGGTACACCGTCCGCGGCGAGTCCGCCGTGGGCCCGCGCACCCGCATCGAGATGGTCACCCCCGGTGTGCTCCTGCGGCGGCTCCTGCGCGACCCGGACCTGCCGGGGGTGGGGGCCGTCGTCATCGACGAGATCCACGAGCGGCACCTGGAGTCCGACCTGGTCTTCGCGATGGTCGCCCAGCTGCGGGAACTCCGCGACGACCTGCTGGTCGCGGCGATGTCCGCGACGGTCGACGGGGAGCGTTTCGCCGCCCTGCTCACCCCCGCCGCCGCAGGGGGAAGGGTCGCAGGGGGGACGACGGACGCCTCCGCGGACCCGGCCACCCCCGCACCCGCGGACGCAGCCACTCCCGCCACCGCCACCCCCGCACCCGCGGCCGCCGCCGCGGCGGTGCCGTGCGTCGAGGTCCCCTCCCCGATCCACCCGCTCACCGTCCGCTACGCCGCGGCGGAGGATTCTGTCACAGCGCGCGACCGTCGGGCCCGGCCCGGCGCGCCCGGGTCCGTGGAGGACCACGTCCTCCGGACCGTCCACCGTGCAATCGCGGAGACCAGCGGCGATGTGCTCGTCTTCGTCCCGACGATCCGCGCGACGGAGACCCTCGCCCAGCGCCTCTCCGGGGTGCCGGGTGTCACGGCTGTGCCACTCCACGGGAGGTTGAGCGCCGCCGCGCAGGCGGAGGTCGTCCGCGGCGGTGCCGGGGCAGCCGCTCCCGGTGGTTCCCGTGGCACCGGCTCCCCCGCCACCGGGGCCGCCACCGCGTCCACCACCGCCACCCCCCGCCGCGTCATCGTCGCCACGGACGTCGCGGAGTCCTCGCTCACGGTGCCCGGCGTGCGCGTCGTCGTCGACTCCTGCCTCTCCCGCGTCGCCCGCCGCGAGACGACGCGCGGCATGTCCGTCCTCGTCACCGAGCCGGTGTCGAAGGCGTCGTCGACGCAGCGCGCGGGCCGCGCCGGCCGCGAGGGCCCGGGCACGGTCCTCCGCTGCGTCACCGCCGACGAGTGGTCGCGGCTGCCGGACACCCCGCCCCCGGCGGTCCGGACGAGCGACCTCACCGGCGCGCTGCTCGACGTCGCCTGCTGGGGCAGCCCGGGCGGCCTCGACCTGCCGCTGCCGGACCCGTTCCCGGAGGCCGCCGCCCGCGCGGCGACGGAGACCCTCGTCTCCCTCGGCGCGATCGACGGCGTCACCGCCGCCACCCCGTTCGGGCAGGTCACGGAGCTGGGTCGGGTGCTCGCGGGGGTGCCGGCCGATCCGCGCCTCGCGCGCGGCGGGCTCGTCGCCCTGCACCGGGTCGCCCTCCCGGAGGTGGCCCGGGTCCTCGCGGTTCTCGACGACGGCCCCCGCGAACCCGACCTCACCCGCGCCGTCGCGGCGGTCCGCCGGGACGACGCCGCCGTGCGCCGCTTCACCCGCGTCCTCGCCCGGGCGGACGGGGACGGGGCCGCCCGGGTCGCCGCGGAGGCTGACGCCCGGACCGCCACCGCCGCCCGGCGCTCCGCGGACCGCACCCCCGGCCCCGACGCCGCACCGTCCGCCGGCCCGGGCCTCACCGGCCGGGACGCGGTCGGCTACGTCACCGCCTGCTGCCTGCCGGAGACGGTCGCCCGGCGCGTCGCCCCGGACGGGGACCGCTACCTCACGGTCTCCGGCACCGCGGTCGTCCTGCCGGCGGGGTCGCCGCTGGCGGGGTCGGAGTGGATCGTCGTCGCGGACGCGGCGCGGGCCCGCACGGCCGACGGCACGGGGGCGGTCGTGCGCTCCGCCGTGGCCGTGCCCCGGGACCTCGCGCTCGCCGCGGCGGGGCACCGGCTCGTCGAGGAGACCGTGACCGTCTACGCCCCGCCCGCCGGGACGGGGGCGGACGCCCGCGGGGCCGCGACGTCCTTCCGGCTCCACGCCCGGCGCGTCCGCCGGCTCGGCGCGGTGGAGCTGACGTCCACGCCCGTCGCCCCGACCCGGGCGCAGGCCCGGGAGGCGGTGCGGGAGGCCTTCCGGGACCACGGCGCGGTGATCCTGCCGTGGTCGGACCGGGCGGCGGCGCTGCGCCGGAGGATCCAGTTCCTCCACCGGGCGGGGGAACCCGGGTTCCCCGACGTCACGGACGCGGGGCTCTTCGGCCGGGGCGGCGTCGACACCCCGACCGGCACCGGGACCCACCCGGACCCGGACCCGGTGACCGCGGGCGTGACGGACTCCGCCCTCGACGACCTCACCGCCGGGCGCCGGCCGGACATGTTCACGGTCCTGCGCGCGCTGCTGCCGTGGGACCGGCGGATCGACGACGTCGCCCCGGAGTCGGTGGAGCTCCCCGGGGGTCGACGGGCCCGGGTGACGTACCCGGAGGTCGGGGACGACGGGCCGCCGGTCGTCGCGACCCGGTTGCAGGACTGTTTCGGGCTCGACCGGTCCCCCGTCATCGCCGGCCGGCGGATCCAGTTCCACCTGCTGTCCCCCGCGCAGCGGCCGTTGGCGGTGACCGACGACCTCGCGTCGTTCTGGGCCGGGCCGTACCGGGAGGTGCGCCGGGAGATGCGGGGCCGGTACCCGAAGCACCCGTGGCCGGAGGACCCCGCGGCCGGGACGGCCTGA
- a CDS encoding response regulator — translation MTDTTPATPRPVTVFIVDDHAMFRTGVRSELDDRAGTTVVGDAGTVADAVAGVTATRPDVVLLDVHMPDGGGGAVLLRCLDAARARGQEPPRFLGLSVSDAAEDVIALIRAGARGYVTKSIEGDALVDSIIRVHSGDAVFSPRLAGYVLDAFTSGDAADGRPGTQGPGQGPGPGQGPGQAGPGQVGPGQGDDAVTPLGDDADQSMLSVLTPREKEVLRLLARGYTYREMAEKLFISVKTVETHVSNILRKTQQSNRHTLSRWVVDNNLG, via the coding sequence ATGACCGACACCACCCCCGCCACGCCCCGGCCCGTGACGGTGTTCATCGTCGACGACCACGCGATGTTCCGCACCGGGGTCCGCTCGGAGCTCGACGACCGCGCGGGCACGACCGTCGTCGGCGACGCCGGCACGGTCGCGGACGCCGTCGCGGGCGTCACCGCCACCCGGCCCGACGTCGTCCTCCTCGACGTCCACATGCCCGACGGCGGCGGCGGGGCCGTCCTCCTGCGGTGTCTCGACGCCGCCCGGGCGCGCGGCCAGGAGCCGCCGCGGTTCCTCGGCCTCAGCGTGTCCGACGCGGCGGAGGACGTCATCGCCCTCATCCGGGCCGGGGCGCGCGGGTACGTCACGAAGTCCATCGAGGGCGACGCGCTCGTCGACAGCATCATCCGCGTCCACTCCGGCGACGCGGTGTTCTCCCCGCGGCTCGCCGGCTACGTCCTCGACGCGTTCACCTCCGGCGACGCGGCCGACGGCCGGCCCGGCACGCAGGGCCCGGGTCAGGGTCCCGGTCCCGGTCAGGGCCCCGGTCAGGCCGGTCCCGGTCAGGTCGGTCCCGGTCAGGGGGACGACGCCGTGACCCCGCTCGGCGACGACGCCGACCAGTCCATGCTCTCCGTCCTCACCCCCCGCGAGAAGGAGGTGCTCCGCCTCCTCGCGCGCGGGTACACGTACCGGGAGATGGCGGAGAAGCTGTTCATCTCCGTGAAGACGGTCGAGACGCACGTGTCGAACATCCTGCGCAAGACGCAGCAGTCGAACCGCCACACGCTGTCGCGCTGGGTCGTCGACAACAACCTCGGCTGA
- a CDS encoding urease subunit gamma: protein MNLTPRELEKLYIFTVADVARRRRARGLRLNQPESTALISEAVLEAARDGRTVAEAMEIGAQVLGPDDVMDGVRDMLDLIQVEATFPDGTKLVSVHDPIGE from the coding sequence GTGAACCTCACCCCGAGGGAGCTGGAGAAGCTCTACATCTTCACCGTGGCGGACGTCGCCCGCCGGCGCCGGGCACGCGGACTCCGGCTCAACCAGCCGGAATCGACCGCGTTGATCAGCGAGGCGGTCCTCGAGGCCGCCCGGGACGGGCGCACCGTCGCCGAGGCGATGGAGATCGGCGCGCAGGTGCTCGGCCCGGACGACGTCATGGACGGCGTCCGCGACATGCTCGACCTCATCCAGGTCGAGGCGACGTTCCCGGACGGCACGAAACTCGTCAGTGTCCACGATCCGATCGGGGAGTAA